Genomic window (Acidobacteriota bacterium):
CGAATACTGCGGCGACGAGTCGGGGCCGACTTTGATCGTCTTTGGCAGCGTTCACGGAAATGAAGCCGGCGGCGTCCGCGCCATCGGGCGCGCCTGCGCCAAATTGCGGCCGATTGTCTCGAAACTCCGCGGCCGGGTCGTCCTTCTGGCCGGCAACACCCGCGCATACCGCCAGGGCATACGATTCATCGACTCCGACCTGAATCGCCATTTCACGCTTGAACGAATAGCCCAAAACCGGAAGAATCCTGGCCCGCTCAACGAAGACACCGAACAAATCGAACTGCTCGCGATCCTCGACCGCGTCATCGCAGATGCCCGCAACGAGGTTTACGCGATGGATTTTCATTCAACCTCCGCCGAGGGTGTACCGTTCGCAACGGTCGGCGACACGCTCCGCAATCGAACGTTCGCACAGAAATTTCCCGTGACGCTTCTTCTGGGGATCGAAGAACAGCTTGACGGCACGATCCTCGAATATCTAAATAATCTCGGGGCGATCACTTTTGGTTACGAGGCCGGCCAGCATTATGCCGAAACCACTGTCGATAATCACGAAGCGCTGATCTGGCTCGGATTGGTAAACTCCGGGATTCTCCGTCGCGAAGACTGCCCGCAATACGAAAAGCATCACGCTGCGCTTGCCGGCGCGACCGGGTGTACGCGGGTCGTCGAGATCCGCTATCGCCATGCGATAACTGCCGATGACGATTTCACGATGCGGCCCGGTTTCAATAACTTTCAAAAGATCGAAAAGGACGCGCCGCTCGCCGAACAGAGAACGGGGTCCGTTCTCGCGCCCGAAAGCGGCTTGATACTTATGCCGCTCTATCAGAAACTCGGCGAGGACGGATTTTTCATCGGTCGCGAGATCGCGCCTTTTTGGCTCAAACTGTCTTGGCTTTTGCGAAAAATGAAGCTCGGGAATGCCGTGCGCATTCTTCCCGGCGTCTGGCGCAGTGACGAAGATCCGGACATCTGGGAGATCGACACGCGAATCGCGCGGTTTTTCCCGTTGCAGATCTTCCACCTTCTGGGATTCAGAAAACGCCGCTGGA
Coding sequences:
- a CDS encoding succinylglutamate desuccinylase/aspartoacylase family protein, with the protein product MNLWNLESLESGISGISGILNLWNLEYLESGISGILNLWNLESAAPVILTAKSAKIMLMSAVAPQVDKPEVLPGGHLLFEYCGDESGPTLIVFGSVHGNEAGGVRAIGRACAKLRPIVSKLRGRVVLLAGNTRAYRQGIRFIDSDLNRHFTLERIAQNRKNPGPLNEDTEQIELLAILDRVIADARNEVYAMDFHSTSAEGVPFATVGDTLRNRTFAQKFPVTLLLGIEEQLDGTILEYLNNLGAITFGYEAGQHYAETTVDNHEALIWLGLVNSGILRREDCPQYEKHHAALAGATGCTRVVEIRYRHAITADDDFTMRPGFNNFQKIEKDAPLAEQRTGSVLAPESGLILMPLYQKLGEDGFFIGREIAPFWLKLSWLLRKMKLGNAVRILPGVWRSDEDPDIWEIDTRIARFFPLQIFHLLGFRKRRWKNKKLVVSRRRFDTSSPFLG